The Saccharothrix variisporea genome has a segment encoding these proteins:
- a CDS encoding ArsR/SmtB family transcription factor, with protein sequence MEDRLSRVFAALADPIRRDMVARLAVADATVNELAEPYAVTVQAVSKHLKVLEDAGLVSRSRQAQRRPVHLEAEVFDLMTKWIERYRREAEQRYQRLDAVLAELADDSESQTQTREEDAS encoded by the coding sequence GTGGAGGATCGGCTTTCGCGGGTGTTCGCGGCCTTGGCGGACCCCATCCGGCGCGACATGGTCGCCCGGCTCGCGGTGGCGGACGCGACCGTCAACGAGTTGGCCGAGCCCTACGCCGTGACCGTGCAGGCGGTGTCCAAGCACCTCAAGGTGTTGGAGGACGCCGGACTGGTCAGTCGGAGTCGACAGGCCCAGCGGAGGCCGGTGCACCTCGAAGCGGAGGTGTTCGACCTGATGACCAAGTGGATCGAGCGCTACCGGCGGGAGGCCGAGCAGCGGTACCAGCGGCTCGACGCCGTGCTCGCCGAGCTGGCCGACGACAGCGAGAGCCAGACCCAGACCCGGGAGGAAGACGCGTCATGA
- a CDS encoding SRPBCC family protein encodes MSTTTHHETTIAANPDLPTIEIVREFDAPPAAVFRAHVEPELVKKWLGPRRLEMEIVTWDARTGGEYRYVHRDDQGEYRFYGSFHEVRPGERIVQTFTWEGVPDGVALETITFEDLGDGRTRLRGVSVFDSKEARDMALSSGMEVGVNEGYERLDELLTAEK; translated from the coding sequence ATGAGCACCACCACGCACCACGAGACCACCATTGCGGCCAACCCCGACCTGCCGACGATCGAGATCGTGCGCGAGTTCGACGCGCCCCCGGCGGCGGTGTTCCGGGCGCACGTCGAGCCCGAGCTGGTGAAGAAGTGGCTGGGCCCGCGCCGGCTGGAGATGGAGATCGTCACCTGGGACGCCCGCACCGGCGGCGAGTACCGCTACGTGCACCGCGACGACCAGGGCGAATACCGGTTCTACGGGTCGTTCCACGAGGTGCGGCCGGGGGAGCGGATCGTGCAGACGTTCACCTGGGAGGGCGTGCCGGACGGCGTGGCCCTGGAGACGATCACCTTCGAGGACCTGGGCGACGGCCGCACCCGCCTGCGGGGCGTGAGCGTGTTCGACTCGAAGGAGGCGCGCGACATGGCCCTGTCCAGCGGCATGGAGGTCGGCGTCAACGAGGGCTACGAGCGCCTGGACGAGCTGCTGACCGCTGAGAAGTGA
- a CDS encoding ABC transporter ATP-binding protein, whose product MDSVTTTQGWIRRLATACWKHRALVVWSVLAAVVGVGLQAVSPLLIKTAVDDAMAGETSRLGWLAAVLVGLELLTFGTAFVRRFLGGRLAVDVQHDLRQAVFHAVQRLDGPKQDTLRTGQVVSRSITDLQLVNSLLSMTPLAFGTVVFAVAALVAMFWLSPLLTVIALVVVPAVALVAGRSRLTLFPATWSAQQRAADVAQHVEETVTGVRVVKGFGQEEREVARLEERAAVLFAERMRAARLTSRPTATLAALPFVGQVAVLALGGWLALRGDVSLGTFLAFATYVANLVGPTRLLSSLMVTAQLARAGVERVYELVDSQPDVVDGSAEVPDGPVSVELDDVTFGYTRSEPVLSEVSLKVAPGETLAVVGTAGSGKSTVSLLLPRFYDVHEGAIRVGGVDVRQVRLESLRRAVGVVFEEAFLFSDTVRANIAYGLPDASDEQVEAAARAAEAHEFISALPDGYDTVVGERGLTLSGGQRQRVALARALLSDPRVLVLDDATSAVDAATEAAIHHTLAQVTAERTTIVIAHRRSSLALADRIAVLDAGRVVDVGTHAELHERCPLYRELLAGPGEAIEQVDPRADAALEPGPDGVTPELWPSSDEDELVVRAANRTATAVPRGTRGGRSTSALLGGTPPTPELVERVHALPPATEQPVLHGEDPRAPDPGFRLRTLLRPVRWAMLGVGGLLMVDSALAVLLPNLVRLGVDRGVLGHDAGWLWFAAGAGLVLVGLGWLSSAAGTVVTSRVGERLLYLLRVRSYAHLQRLGLDYYEREMAGRIMTRMTTDVDALSSFLQTGLTTFVISVLTVVGIAVALVVTDPSLALVALAVLPVLAVATVIFQRLSSRAYAQARERISAVNADLQENVSGLRVSQAYTREARSAEAFAERSDAYRRSRIRAQRYIATYFPFLALLSGVAQAAILVVGAYRVAEGTLSPGVLLAFVLYLGLFFAPLYQLSGVFDGYQQARVGLSRIGDLLRTPTSVPPAEAPVPVPALRGEVELRDVTFTYPGTSRPALDGVSLRVAPGETVALVGETGAGKSTLVKLVARFYDVTGGQVLVDGVDIRSYDLGQFRRHLGVVPQEAHLFGGDVAENVAYGRPEASRAEVERAVRSVGALPVVAALPSAFHQQVGERGQNLSAGQRQLIALARAELVQPSLLLLDEATAALDPSTESAVLAAGDHLAGSRTTFVVAHRLATAARADRIVVLSEGRIAEQGTHEELLAAGGHYARLWSHSTTTHQPAPTH is encoded by the coding sequence GTGGATTCCGTGACTACCACCCAGGGCTGGATCAGACGCCTCGCCACCGCCTGCTGGAAACACCGGGCGCTCGTGGTGTGGTCGGTGCTGGCCGCCGTCGTGGGGGTCGGTTTGCAGGCCGTCAGCCCGCTGCTCATCAAGACCGCCGTGGACGACGCGATGGCGGGCGAGACGTCCCGCCTGGGCTGGTTGGCGGCGGTGCTCGTCGGGTTGGAGCTGCTCACGTTCGGCACGGCGTTCGTGCGGCGGTTCCTGGGCGGGCGGCTGGCGGTGGACGTCCAGCACGACCTGCGGCAAGCCGTGTTCCACGCCGTGCAGCGGCTGGACGGGCCGAAGCAGGACACGTTGCGCACCGGGCAGGTGGTGTCCCGGTCGATCACCGACCTCCAGCTGGTCAACAGCCTGCTGTCGATGACACCGCTGGCGTTCGGCACGGTCGTGTTCGCGGTGGCGGCGCTGGTGGCGATGTTCTGGCTGTCGCCGCTGCTCACGGTGATCGCGCTGGTGGTGGTGCCGGCGGTGGCGCTGGTGGCGGGGCGCAGCCGGCTCACGCTGTTCCCGGCCACGTGGTCGGCGCAGCAGCGGGCGGCGGACGTGGCGCAGCACGTCGAGGAGACCGTCACCGGCGTGCGGGTGGTGAAGGGCTTCGGGCAGGAGGAGCGGGAGGTCGCGCGGCTGGAGGAGCGGGCCGCGGTGCTGTTCGCGGAGCGGATGCGGGCCGCGCGGCTCACGTCCCGGCCGACCGCGACGCTGGCGGCGCTGCCGTTCGTCGGGCAGGTGGCGGTGCTGGCGCTGGGCGGGTGGCTGGCGTTGCGCGGCGACGTGTCGTTGGGCACGTTCCTGGCGTTCGCGACCTACGTGGCCAACCTGGTCGGGCCGACCCGGCTGCTGTCGAGCCTGATGGTGACCGCGCAGCTGGCCCGCGCCGGCGTGGAGCGGGTGTACGAGCTGGTCGACTCGCAGCCGGACGTGGTGGACGGGTCCGCCGAGGTGCCCGACGGGCCGGTGTCGGTGGAGCTGGACGACGTGACCTTCGGGTACACGCGCAGCGAGCCGGTGCTGTCCGAGGTGTCGCTGAAGGTCGCGCCGGGCGAGACGCTGGCCGTGGTGGGCACGGCGGGGTCGGGCAAGTCGACGGTGTCGCTGCTGCTGCCCCGGTTCTACGACGTGCACGAGGGCGCGATCCGGGTCGGCGGGGTCGACGTGCGGCAGGTGCGGCTGGAGTCGTTGCGGCGCGCGGTCGGGGTGGTGTTCGAGGAGGCGTTCCTGTTCTCCGACACCGTGCGGGCCAACATCGCCTACGGGCTGCCGGACGCGTCCGACGAGCAGGTCGAGGCGGCGGCGCGGGCGGCCGAGGCGCACGAGTTCATCTCGGCGCTGCCGGACGGGTACGACACGGTGGTGGGCGAGCGCGGCCTGACGCTGTCCGGCGGGCAGCGGCAGCGCGTGGCGCTGGCGCGGGCGCTGCTGTCCGACCCCCGGGTGCTGGTGCTCGACGACGCGACCTCGGCGGTGGACGCGGCCACGGAGGCGGCGATCCACCACACGTTGGCGCAGGTCACGGCCGAGCGGACGACGATCGTGATCGCGCACCGGCGGTCGTCGCTGGCGCTGGCCGACCGGATCGCGGTGCTCGACGCCGGCCGGGTGGTCGACGTGGGCACGCACGCCGAGCTGCACGAGCGGTGCCCGCTGTACCGGGAGCTGCTGGCCGGTCCCGGCGAGGCGATCGAGCAGGTCGACCCGCGGGCGGACGCGGCGCTGGAACCCGGTCCGGACGGGGTGACACCGGAGCTGTGGCCGTCGTCGGACGAGGACGAACTGGTCGTGCGGGCGGCGAACCGGACCGCGACGGCCGTCCCCAGGGGCACCCGCGGCGGCCGGAGCACGTCGGCGCTGCTCGGCGGCACACCGCCGACACCGGAGCTGGTGGAACGGGTGCACGCCCTGCCACCGGCCACCGAGCAGCCGGTGCTGCACGGCGAGGACCCGAGGGCCCCCGACCCGGGGTTCCGGCTGCGGACGCTGCTGCGGCCGGTGCGGTGGGCGATGCTCGGCGTCGGCGGGTTGCTGATGGTCGACTCGGCGCTGGCCGTCCTGCTGCCCAACCTGGTCCGGCTGGGCGTGGACCGGGGCGTGCTCGGGCACGACGCCGGGTGGCTGTGGTTCGCGGCCGGAGCCGGGCTGGTGCTGGTCGGGCTGGGGTGGCTGTCGTCGGCGGCGGGCACGGTCGTCACGTCCCGGGTCGGCGAGCGGCTGCTGTACCTGCTGCGGGTGCGCAGCTACGCGCACCTCCAGCGGCTGGGGCTGGACTACTACGAGCGCGAGATGGCCGGCCGGATCATGACCCGGATGACCACGGACGTGGACGCGCTGTCGAGCTTCCTGCAGACCGGGCTGACCACGTTCGTGATCAGCGTGCTCACCGTGGTGGGCATCGCGGTGGCGCTGGTGGTGACCGACCCGTCGCTGGCGCTGGTCGCGCTGGCCGTGCTGCCGGTGCTGGCGGTGGCGACGGTGATCTTCCAGCGGCTGTCGTCGCGGGCGTACGCGCAGGCGCGGGAGCGGATCAGCGCGGTGAACGCCGACCTGCAGGAGAACGTGTCCGGGCTGCGGGTGTCGCAGGCGTACACGCGGGAGGCGCGGTCGGCGGAGGCGTTCGCCGAGCGCAGCGACGCCTACCGGCGGTCCCGGATCCGGGCGCAGCGGTACATCGCCACCTACTTCCCGTTCCTGGCGCTGCTGTCCGGGGTGGCGCAGGCGGCGATCCTGGTGGTGGGGGCGTACCGGGTGGCGGAGGGGACGCTGTCGCCGGGCGTGCTGCTGGCGTTCGTGCTGTACCTGGGGTTGTTCTTCGCGCCGCTGTACCAGCTCTCGGGCGTGTTCGACGGGTACCAGCAGGCGCGCGTGGGCCTGAGCCGGATCGGCGACCTGCTGCGCACACCGACCAGCGTGCCGCCGGCGGAGGCACCCGTGCCCGTGCCGGCGCTGCGCGGCGAGGTGGAGCTGCGGGACGTCACGTTCACCTACCCGGGCACGTCCCGACCGGCGCTGGACGGGGTGTCGCTGCGGGTGGCGCCGGGCGAGACCGTGGCGCTGGTGGGCGAGACGGGCGCGGGCAAGTCCACCCTGGTCAAGCTGGTGGCGCGGTTCTACGACGTGACCGGGGGCCAGGTGCTGGTGGACGGCGTGGACATCCGCTCCTACGACCTGGGCCAGTTCCGGCGGCACCTGGGCGTCGTGCCCCAGGAGGCGCACCTGTTCGGCGGTGACGTGGCCGAGAACGTGGCCTACGGCCGCCCGGAGGCGTCCCGCGCGGAGGTGGAGCGGGCCGTGCGCTCGGTGGGCGCGCTGCCGGTCGTGGCCGCGCTGCCGTCGGCGTTCCACCAGCAGGTGGGCGAGCGCGGGCAGAACCTGTCGGCCGGTCAGCGGCAGCTCATCGCGCTGGCGCGGGCCGAGCTGGTCCAGCCGTCCCTGCTCCTGCTCGACGAGGCGACGGCTGCTCTGGACCCGTCGACGGAGTCGGCGGTCCTGGCGGCCGGCGACCACCTGGCGGGTTCCCGAACAACCTTCGTGGTGGCCCACCGCCTGGCCACCGCGGCCCGAGCGGACCGGATCGTGGTGCTCTCGGAGGGCCGAATCGCGGAGCAGGGCACGCACGAAGAGCTCCTGGCGGCCGGCGGCCACTACGCCCGCCTGTGGTCCCACAGCACCACAACACACCAACCAGCCCCCACACACTGA
- a CDS encoding ABC transporter permease subunit, producing the protein MLGNLIKAEFRKTTTTGLWWGLMIPTVLIALGWALATGLIGKGFMDAINSSNAEELTTLIGIDPSEWKVSLFGMTRSINVATVFPMIFGGLAIANEINRKTITTTFLTAPNRVSALSAKLVVYLLWGAIYGIAIVASVSIGIAITSDPNTLPDAGGWLAMAGVGVLSSILMTMFGVGVGALLTSVVGTTVVLLLYMLVIENGIQIVLGIQRVPEVIGFLPNGSINGLTGSVASSLFLSTAGVVPDDLEAAIRAFAGALGAFDWWLSGLIFLAWTAIFFLGGWAATQRKDIT; encoded by the coding sequence ATGCTGGGCAACCTGATCAAGGCGGAGTTCCGCAAGACGACCACCACGGGCCTGTGGTGGGGTCTCATGATCCCGACGGTGCTGATCGCGCTGGGCTGGGCGCTGGCGACCGGGCTCATCGGCAAGGGCTTCATGGACGCCATCAACTCCTCCAACGCTGAGGAGCTGACCACGCTCATCGGCATCGACCCCTCCGAGTGGAAGGTGTCGCTGTTCGGGATGACCCGCAGCATCAACGTGGCGACCGTCTTCCCGATGATCTTCGGCGGGCTGGCGATCGCGAACGAGATCAACCGCAAGACGATCACCACCACGTTCCTCACCGCGCCCAACCGCGTGTCGGCGCTGAGCGCGAAGCTCGTGGTCTACCTCCTGTGGGGCGCGATCTACGGCATCGCGATCGTGGCGTCGGTGAGCATCGGCATCGCGATCACGTCGGACCCGAACACGCTGCCGGACGCGGGCGGGTGGCTCGCGATGGCCGGGGTGGGCGTGCTGTCGTCGATCCTGATGACGATGTTCGGCGTGGGCGTCGGCGCGCTGCTGACCAGCGTGGTCGGCACGACCGTGGTGCTGCTGCTGTACATGCTGGTCATCGAGAACGGCATCCAGATCGTGCTGGGCATCCAGCGCGTGCCGGAGGTCATCGGCTTCCTGCCCAACGGCTCGATCAACGGCCTGACCGGCTCGGTGGCGTCGTCGCTGTTCCTGTCCACGGCCGGCGTGGTGCCCGACGACCTGGAGGCCGCGATCCGGGCGTTCGCGGGCGCGCTGGGCGCGTTCGACTGGTGGCTGAGCGGGTTGATCTTCCTGGCGTGGACGGCGATCTTCTTCCTCGGCGGCTGGGCGGCTACTCAGCGCAAGGACATCACCTGA
- a CDS encoding ABC transporter ATP-binding protein, with the protein MHDGSGRIVVQGLTKQFGPVAAVQNLSFTVEPGSVTGFLGPNGAGKTTTLRMLLGLVTPTAGHGLINGRPFHQLGNPARVVGAVLEAQGFHPKRTARNHLRVYASAIGVPDQRADQVLGLVGLGQAADRKAGGFSLGMKQRLALATALLGDPQVLVLDEPANGLDPEGIAWLRSFLQSFARSGRTVLISSHLLAEVEQTVDQVVIISRGQTMYYGPLDNLRDSQQSRVLVQPSDTGALVAALRADGVTTLEQLPDGRIAVTGVESKQVADLALKAGVSIYGIQEEKADLEQLFFRLTNGQYAASGPNQYAGQPQGTGYYAPPQGYQQPGYQQPGYQTPPQGYQQQPQLPPGYQQPPTPPPGYPQQPDPYQQHNPYQQGQGQGGLGGGA; encoded by the coding sequence GTGCACGACGGCAGTGGCCGCATCGTGGTGCAGGGCTTGACCAAGCAGTTCGGTCCGGTCGCAGCGGTGCAGAATCTCAGCTTCACGGTGGAACCGGGGTCCGTGACCGGCTTCCTCGGACCGAACGGCGCGGGCAAGACGACGACGCTGCGCATGTTGCTCGGCCTGGTGACCCCGACCGCGGGCCACGGCCTGATCAACGGCCGGCCGTTCCACCAGCTCGGCAACCCGGCGCGGGTGGTGGGCGCGGTGCTGGAGGCGCAGGGCTTCCACCCCAAGCGCACCGCGCGCAACCACCTGCGGGTGTACGCGTCGGCGATCGGCGTGCCGGACCAGCGGGCGGACCAGGTCCTGGGCCTGGTCGGGCTCGGGCAGGCGGCCGACCGCAAGGCGGGCGGCTTCTCGCTGGGCATGAAGCAGCGGTTGGCGCTGGCCACCGCCCTGCTCGGCGACCCGCAGGTGCTGGTCCTCGACGAGCCCGCGAACGGCCTGGACCCGGAGGGCATCGCGTGGCTGCGGTCGTTCCTCCAGTCCTTCGCGCGCAGCGGGCGGACGGTGCTGATCTCCAGCCACCTGCTGGCCGAGGTCGAGCAGACCGTCGACCAGGTGGTGATCATCTCCCGCGGCCAGACCATGTACTACGGGCCCCTGGACAACCTGCGCGACTCGCAGCAGAGCCGGGTGCTGGTGCAGCCGTCGGACACGGGTGCGCTGGTCGCGGCGTTGCGGGCGGACGGCGTGACGACGCTGGAGCAGCTGCCGGACGGCCGCATCGCGGTGACCGGCGTGGAGAGCAAGCAGGTCGCCGACCTCGCGTTGAAGGCGGGCGTGTCGATCTACGGCATCCAGGAGGAGAAGGCGGACCTGGAGCAGCTGTTCTTCCGGCTCACCAACGGCCAGTACGCGGCCTCGGGCCCGAACCAGTACGCGGGTCAGCCGCAGGGCACCGGCTACTACGCGCCGCCGCAGGGCTACCAGCAGCCCGGTTACCAGCAGCCCGGTTACCAGACCCCGCCGCAGGGCTACCAGCAGCAACCGCAGCTCCCGCCGGGGTACCAGCAGCCGCCGACACCCCCGCCGGGCTACCCGCAACAACCCGACCCGTACCAGCAGCACAACCCCTACCAGCAGGGCCAGGGGCAGGGCGGACTCGGGGGCGGTGCGTGA
- the ald gene encoding alanine dehydrogenase has translation MRISVPREIKNHEYRVALTPAGAHELTLRGHDVFVEAGAGLGSAITDEEYLAAGAKVLATAEDVWAEGDLVLKVKEPIAREYPLLRKGQTLFTYLHLAADRPLTEALIASGTTAIAYETVQTANGALPLLAPMSEVAGRLAPQVGAFSLMKPSGGRGVLPGGVPGVHPARVVVIGGGVAGLNAATIAVGMGADVEILDTNVDRLRHIDALYRGQLRTVTSNRYSVEQAVREADLVIGAVLVPGAKAPKLVSNELVAQMKPGSVLVDIAIDQGGCFADSRPTTHADPTYQVHESVFYCVANMPGAVPRTSTYALTNVTLPYAVALADKGWQAALRADKSLALGLNVHEGLLTNEPVAQAHDLSYTPFEA, from the coding sequence GTGCGGATCTCAGTACCCCGCGAGATCAAGAACCACGAGTACCGCGTCGCGCTGACCCCCGCCGGCGCCCACGAGCTGACCCTGCGCGGCCACGACGTGTTCGTCGAGGCGGGCGCGGGCCTCGGGTCCGCCATCACCGACGAGGAGTACCTCGCGGCCGGCGCGAAGGTCCTGGCCACCGCCGAGGACGTGTGGGCCGAGGGCGACCTGGTGCTCAAGGTCAAGGAGCCGATCGCGCGGGAGTACCCGCTGCTGCGCAAGGGCCAGACCCTGTTCACCTACCTGCACCTGGCCGCCGACCGGCCGTTGACCGAGGCGCTGATCGCGTCCGGGACGACCGCGATCGCGTACGAGACCGTGCAGACCGCGAACGGCGCGCTGCCGCTGCTGGCCCCGATGTCCGAGGTGGCGGGCCGGCTGGCGCCGCAGGTGGGCGCGTTCTCGCTGATGAAGCCGTCCGGCGGCCGGGGCGTGCTGCCCGGTGGCGTGCCCGGCGTGCACCCGGCGCGCGTGGTCGTCATCGGCGGTGGCGTGGCCGGTCTGAACGCGGCGACCATCGCGGTGGGCATGGGCGCGGACGTGGAGATCCTCGACACCAACGTGGACCGGCTGCGGCACATCGACGCCCTCTACCGGGGGCAGCTGCGCACCGTCACGTCCAACCGGTACTCGGTCGAGCAGGCCGTGCGCGAGGCCGACCTGGTCATCGGCGCAGTCCTGGTGCCGGGCGCGAAGGCCCCGAAGCTGGTGTCCAACGAGCTGGTGGCGCAGATGAAGCCCGGCTCGGTGCTGGTGGACATCGCGATCGACCAGGGCGGCTGCTTCGCCGACTCCCGCCCGACCACGCACGCCGACCCGACCTACCAGGTGCACGAGTCGGTCTTCTACTGCGTGGCGAACATGCCGGGCGCGGTGCCGCGGACCTCGACGTACGCGCTGACCAACGTGACCCTGCCCTACGCCGTGGCGCTGGCCGACAAGGGCTGGCAGGCGGCCCTGCGGGCGGACAAGTCCCTCGCGCTCGGTCTGAACGTGCACGAGGGCCTGCTGACCAACGAGCCGGTCGCCCAAGCGCACGACCTGAGCTACACGCCGTTCGAGGCCTGA
- the gcvH gene encoding glycine cleavage system protein GcvH yields MTFPENLLYTAEHEWVDWAPGTQDPVAIGITSYAAESLGDIVFVQLPTVGEHVKSGEVCGELESTKSVSDLYAPVSGEVVEVNQAAADDPSLINNDPYGAGWLFKVRVEDATGLLTAGKYAELTGD; encoded by the coding sequence ATGACCTTTCCGGAGAACCTGCTCTACACCGCAGAGCACGAGTGGGTGGACTGGGCGCCGGGTACCCAGGACCCCGTGGCGATCGGCATCACCTCCTACGCGGCGGAGTCACTCGGTGACATCGTGTTCGTGCAGCTGCCGACCGTCGGCGAGCACGTGAAGTCCGGCGAGGTGTGCGGCGAGCTGGAGTCCACCAAGTCCGTGAGCGACCTGTACGCGCCGGTCAGCGGCGAGGTGGTGGAGGTCAACCAGGCCGCCGCCGACGACCCGTCGCTGATCAACAACGACCCGTACGGCGCCGGCTGGCTGTTCAAGGTGCGCGTCGAGGACGCGACGGGCCTGCTGACCGCCGGCAAGTACGCGGAACTGACCGGGGACTGA
- a CDS encoding L-serine ammonia-lyase has protein sequence MAISVFDLFSVGIGPSSSHTVGPMRAATMFVARLGHRLTSVDRVHAQLFGSLGATGHGHGSPKAVLLGLEGHKPEEVDPAAADERVAAIRASKRLLLGGARDIAFDEDTDLVMHRRKSLPLHPNGMSFTAYAGDEVLDEAVYYSVGGGFVVDENATGTDRIKADETELAHPFKTGDELLARTRETGLSISEVMLANELSWRTEEEVRSGLLHIWSVMQECVERGCTETGVLPGGLKVRRRAAEMRQRMAAEHYATDPLRVMDWVTLFALAVNEENAAGGRVVTAPTNGAAGIVPAVLHYYTRFVPGASDDGVVRFLLTAGAVGVLFKENASISGAEVGCQGEVGSACSMAAGGLAEVLGGTPEQVENAAEIAMEHNLGLTCDPIGGLVQIPCIERNALASIKAITAARMALRGDGSHFVSLDKVIKTMRETGKDMKVKYKETARGGLAVNVIEC, from the coding sequence GTGGCGATCAGCGTCTTCGACCTGTTCTCCGTCGGCATCGGGCCGTCGAGCTCCCACACGGTCGGCCCGATGCGCGCGGCCACGATGTTCGTCGCGCGCCTGGGGCACCGGCTGACGTCGGTGGACCGCGTGCACGCCCAGCTGTTCGGCTCGCTGGGCGCGACCGGGCACGGGCACGGCAGCCCCAAGGCCGTGTTGCTGGGGTTGGAGGGCCACAAGCCCGAGGAGGTCGACCCGGCCGCCGCCGACGAGCGCGTGGCCGCGATCCGCGCGTCGAAGCGGCTGCTGCTCGGCGGCGCCCGGGACATCGCGTTCGACGAGGACACCGACCTGGTGATGCACCGGCGCAAGTCGCTGCCGCTGCACCCCAACGGGATGAGCTTCACGGCGTACGCGGGCGACGAGGTGCTGGACGAGGCCGTGTACTACTCGGTCGGCGGCGGTTTCGTGGTCGACGAGAACGCCACCGGCACCGACCGCATCAAGGCCGACGAGACCGAGCTGGCGCACCCGTTCAAGACCGGCGACGAGCTGCTGGCGCGGACGCGGGAGACCGGCCTGTCCATCTCGGAGGTCATGCTGGCCAACGAGCTGTCGTGGCGCACGGAGGAGGAGGTCCGGTCGGGCCTGCTGCACATCTGGAGCGTCATGCAGGAGTGCGTCGAGCGGGGCTGCACGGAGACCGGTGTGCTGCCGGGTGGCCTGAAGGTCCGGCGGCGGGCGGCCGAGATGCGGCAGCGGATGGCCGCCGAGCACTACGCCACCGACCCGTTGCGGGTGATGGACTGGGTGACCTTGTTCGCCCTGGCGGTGAACGAGGAGAACGCGGCCGGCGGCCGGGTGGTGACCGCGCCGACCAACGGTGCGGCGGGCATCGTCCCGGCGGTCCTGCACTACTACACCCGGTTCGTGCCCGGCGCGTCCGACGACGGTGTCGTCCGGTTCCTGCTCACGGCGGGGGCGGTCGGCGTGCTGTTCAAGGAGAACGCGTCGATCTCGGGTGCCGAGGTGGGGTGCCAGGGCGAGGTCGGCTCGGCGTGCTCCATGGCGGCGGGCGGCCTGGCCGAGGTGCTGGGCGGGACGCCGGAGCAGGTGGAGAACGCGGCCGAGATCGCGATGGAGCACAACCTGGGCCTGACCTGCGACCCGATCGGCGGCCTGGTGCAGATCCCGTGCATCGAGCGCAACGCGCTGGCGTCCATCAAGGCCATCACGGCGGCCCGGATGGCACTGCGCGGCGACGGCTCGCACTTCGTGTCGTTGGACAAGGTCATCAAGACCATGCGCGAGACCGGCAAGGACATGAAGGTCAAGTACAAGGAGACCGCGCGCGGCGGTCTGGCGGTGAACGTCATCGAGTGCTGA